The Trichoderma breve strain T069 chromosome 2, whole genome shotgun sequence DNA segment TAGTTGGTAGTGTCAGTCTCCATTACCCGACCAGATCATGTTGAAATGCGAATTTTGGATTTGTTTACCTTTTCAAGATCCCAAACACCGGCTCTCACATAAATATCGTCCTTGACCTTGTTTATAGCGTCCTCCTTGGACTTTGCAACCAAAACCATGATACTGCCAGCAAAGTCAAATGTGTTTGGGTCGTTGTCATCTGCGGGAACCTCGTTGAGAATGCCGCCTAGTTATTGACTTGCATTTAGTTCACGTAACATGGGTCGTTGAATTTGGATCCTGTGTATGAATACATACCACCCATCTTCAGCCATCCGTCCTTGAGAGTGGGGGTCATGTCACTGAAATGCTGGCTACACAGCAAGCGGTATTGCAATCAGCAAACTGTCCCATCCTTGACAACCGAGCAAATACAAATCTCATTGTGCAAGAAGAATCATTTGATGAACACGTACGGCCTCACTTCGAGACGCTTGGCCCGAACCTCGGGGCCAGGCTTGTCCGGGATGACAAGAACAAACTCATATTCGGTGGGCGGTGCCGTAGCCATTGTGCGGATGAAAGGACGCTGGATTTGGGAGAGTGGTGATAAGAGACGGCGAGCAGTGAGGCGAGCAGCCATGACGGTGTTGAACGGACGCCTTTATAATCGCAGCTGAACAAGATAaggtatgtatgtatgagATGAGGTGATCGTTGCTGATGGAGGTTAATGTCGGCTTAGGATAAActtggagttggagatgagggACAGGGCGCGCTAAATGTCAACCCCGAGCAGTTCCCTCTTTGGGCGTCGATGCAACAGCTACAGCAAAGATATGAGGAATATTCGTCTCAATGCTGGTTATCTGCGATATTGGAACTGCTGCCCAGTGACATTTAGGCCGCCATCATCCGCAGCattttatatatacatgcaACTGGTGAAGCTGTATGTAGGCTCAAGCACCTCCTGATTGGCCCAGGCGAAAGTGGTTCTCCCCAGAACAAGCCATCCAAGGCGCGCCCTTGAAAACCACCACCGCAGTTTAGGGTAGGCTAAAACAGAGCTTCTAAGCTTCAAGTTGGGGTCAATTGGGGGGTTATAAGCATGAACAAGACAAATTGTTGCATAACCGACAGCCTAGGTAGCCTCATGTCCGTAATCGGTACTGTGGCGGACCATCAGACGAAAGCACGTGCCCCGTGGAGGGTTGAAGCTCATTTCATGCAATCATGTTCGGCGGGTCACAAAACTCAAAGGCCTTAAATTGCGCTGCATGTCGTCACTGGATCTTGATTGCCAAGCCCCGGCGGTTGAAGCCACTAGATGCGGATTGGGAAGATTTGCAGGCGAGATGACCTCAAAGAAACGCCATGAATcgtcgatggagatggatctgGCAGCAAGGGTTAGATGACTTGTAGCTTCTTCCGATTCGCGATTCGTGCCCTACGTCATACTGGTAATGGGAAGCATTTGATACATATTCATCATCACTTGGGCTTCGCATCGTATGGCAAACGCAAACTGTgaagcatcaccatctccatcacaaCCACAAAAATTACTGCTGCAGTCACTCTCTGGACAGAGAAACCACCAAGATACTCGCATACATAAGGAAACGGCGGAAAAAGCCGACAACACCGCATCAATGGCATATCGTATGCCCCACGACCGAGACCGGCGGGTGTACATCGTCATCCACCAAGACGGCATGATAGTCCAGATTCTGGGCGTCTACGAAGAGCTGCAGGATGCCAACCGAGACTGTATCTTCCAGGCATCGCAAGGGGGAatcgagctgctgcaggaCTCGCCGACGACAGGCCCCGACAAACACCACATCTCGCCCATTGAGCCCGCGCGGTGGGACACGCCTGACGGGTTGTCGTGCTGGGTCGAGAGCCATACGGTTGAGCCGAGCCGAGTTGTGAGCTCGAATCTCGAGATACGCAGACCAATGGCGTGAACGATGAGAACGACAAGACACGCCGATATACCTATTTGATACGATAcaatgcgatgcgatgcacAATGCGATGCTATATGATACCTCAGTAGCAAAAATAAGAAATCATTACGAATACCAGTACCTACCTCTCTATCCGCTcggtgttggtgatgatgatgatgacgatacTACAAGCTAGCAGCTCGTGTGAGGTGGCGAAGTGAGAGGCGAGGAGAATTACATGTAAGCTGCTTTGTTCTCCGTACAGTACGTGTAATGTGCAGCATGTACAGAGTAAGCGAGATGGCGGCAAACAGGAGGGAATTCGTACACACAGCAAACACACTCGCACAAAGGACATGCATTTAAATGCTCGTTAGTTTAAAGACAATGCATAAGCGCAAGCAATGCAATATAAAGACATCCAATAGCTTCATCCTTCATGCTGCAGCCCAGGTTGATGAATGAGATGGAATGAGTAAGCGTTCGCCCGGCTATTTCTCCGTGCCACGTTTTGCCGTTGCGTTTCTGGCGGGAGCGCTGGAGATTGGCGGGGTAGCACCTTGCAGGGTCCCGCACAGGGGACCTCTTGGAACTTTGGGGGGGAAGCTACAGGCATATAGCCGCCGTGTTTTAGCGCCGCAAGCCCCTAAAAGCACGGGGCTAGTTGCCTGACCAACTCCAACAAGCTGCGCCTCGCTCGCCCTACCGAAAGCCCAATAGGGACAAAGCCGcgcattctctctctctctttaaCCCCCCAATGTCACAAGTCTGACTTCCCCACGTCCGGGTCAAGAGAAACCGCACACGATACCGCAGGGCTTTTGCGTCCCTTTTTGAAGCATTGGACTTGAGCAGTAGCAACAAGTAGCAAGCAGCAGGTATCCTCGGCTTTTATATGAGCTGCGCCCTTGTTCAACACCGTCAGTGGCTTCTCCCGTCATGGCCGAGGTGGACGTGCCCACCTTTGGCGCAGAGCTAAAGGTGCGTCTGAGTTGCGTGGCGATGGCTGTCTGTGAGGAATGAGTTTGGTgatgaaggaaaaggagaagggagaaggacaagaagaagaagaaagaggaggaagagaggggaaaTACAACAAGCAGAGACAGAAGCCTAAACAGGACTTCCGTGATCCCTTGCGTGCGCGGCGCTGACAAACTCTCAGGATGGCTTCAAGGCGGCCAACGCCTGGGTCAACAATGGCATTACCTGGCTCGACGAGATCCAGCAGTTCTACCGCGATCGCGCCGCCATCGAAAAAGAATACAGCGCAAAGCTCGATgcgctggccaagaagtactttgagaagaagaataggAAGATCTCTCAGCTGAGCGTTGGCGACACCCCGACTCTGACCCCCGGCTCGCTGGAGAGGTAAGGCCCGACATTCCGACAAAGAAATGAGACGCTGTAGATATGCGCGGCGTTGGTGCACCGCATCAGGAGAGAGACTGCTGTTCAAGACATCGTAATGCTGACAATGCCTCTCTCTATAGCGCTTCCTTGACGACCTGGTCCACGCAGCTTACGACGCTCGAATCTCGCGCCTCCGAACACGATCGCTATGCAAACAACCTCCTCTCCCAAGTGGCCGAGCCCCTTAAATTCTACAACAACCGCTTCGACGACTTGCGCAAGCGCCATGCCGACTATGCCGACAAGCTCGAAGCCAGCCGCGACGCCGTCTATGCTGATTTGCGCAAAATAAAGACAAAGTACGATGGCACATGCCAAGAGCTCGAGagcaagcgcaagaagacCGAGTCGCACtacgacaaggccaaggcccaGAACGcctaccagcagcagcttttcgACATGAACAACGCCAAGAACACCtacctcatcgccatcaatgttgccaacaagcaaaaggaaaaatacTACCACGAATATGTCCCCGAAGTCATGGATAGCTTACAGGACTTAAGCGAGTTCAAGACgctcaagctcaactttCTGTGGGATGTGGCGACTCGTCTGGAGAGCACCATGCTTCAACAGAGCAACGGCATGATCGAGCATCAAGGCAAGGAGATCCAGAGGAATCTGCCTCACTTGGACTCCATGATGTACATGCGTCACAACATGGGCGCCTTCCAAGAACCGGCAGACAAGGCCTTCGAACCAAGTCCCGTCTGGCACGACGACGACCTTATGATTGTGGACGAGACGGCTAAGATCTACCTGCGCAACGTACTAACCAAATCCAAGGGCCAGCTGGGGGAACTCCGGAGAGAGGTTGACAAGAAGCGCAAAGAGGTGGAATCTATGAAGCGGGTCAAGGAACGAGTTCgggaaggaaaggaaaagaaggacgaggTCGAAGTTATCCGCACGCTGTTCGCCATGCAAGAGGATCTGATTGCCGTGGACCAGAAACGGCTCACGGCCGAGGTCGaaaccaccaccatcacaaCTGCAGTTGGTGATGTTACGCTGGGGGCAAAGAACCACAACTTTAAGAGCCAGACCTTCAAGATACCGACCAATTGCGACTTGTGCGGTGATCGCATCTGGGGCTTGAGCGCCAAGGGATTCGACTGTCGAGACTGTGGCTACACATGTCACAGCAAATGCGAGATGAAGGTGCCTGCGGATTGTCCTGGCGAGCAGAATAAGGAGGAGCGAAAGAAACTCAAGGCTGAGCGCCAGGCCGCTACCAACAAGCTCCTCACGCCCGACCCGGCGTCCATGTCAAACGAGAGCCTGGCCCGATCCAATACCATGAACTCGGTAAGCTCAACGTCAGCGCGACAGTCTGTCATCTCCGGGCCGCAAACTCCGTCAGAGGACGCACCCTCTGAAATTGCCCCCAAGACCACCGCACCGGTTGCAGCCGTAAAGActacagctgcagctcccgcAAAGAGGAACAGAGTAATTGCACCCCCTCCCACAGCGTATATCTCGGCTCCACCAGCGGGTAGCACCAATGGCAATgcggaaagagaagaaaagaagggcaaggttCTGTACCAGTTTGATGccggtggtgatggagagcTGTCGGTAGCGGAAGGCAAAGAGGTGGTGATATTGGAACCCGATGGTAAGTTGGAAaaacccccccttttctttaATAGCCCTGGATTCTAATATAGTTTTGCAGACGGCTCCGGCTGGATCAAGGTTCGTGATGGCTACAAGGAGGGTCTCGTACCGGCGACATATCTAGACCTCAACTTTACGCCGTCGACATCCTCGGCATCCGCTCGCCCATCCTCCACCTACTCCACgtcaacaacatcatcgcTGGCGCTCAGCGCCGCGTCACGGAAGAAGGGCCCTGCGGTAGCGCCCAAGAGAGGCGCCAAGAAGCTACAGTATGTGGAGGCTCTGTACGACTACACCGCTCAGAGCGACGCCGAGCATTCCATGACGGAGGGCGAGCGCTTCGTGCTGGTCAAGGAGGATTCCGGGGATGGCTGGGCGGAAGTCGAGAAGGCTGGTGTGACGGCCAGTGTGCCTGCTAATTACATCCAGGCTGTGTAGGGGAGACAGCGCTTGGTGAGATGGTAGGTGGCGCTCTGGTTTCTCTTCGAATataaagaagatgaggagaggagaagagtaAGAGTAAGAGAGGGGATGTTTCTGGTACGAGACTAAAAGAAGACTGAAACTTTGGTTTGCCGTTAGAGGAGATGGAAACACTCAGGGGGCATCGAACCAAACAAAAAGTAATAGGAGGCGAGCCCATGCTAACAAGAGGGAGAGcgtgtatatatatagatgATTACGATGGCAGGGCTTTGGATGATTCAaatgttttcttttttttttttttccttttttgaCGGACGATTTTTTATGTTTTTGTACTTCCgctttgcattgcattgggAGGAGTATGGCAGGAGAGGCAAAGAAATTGTGTACATATCCGTATATTACCTATCTACACGAAGCGTTGCGAGCCCGTCATGCTGCTTGCTGGATCAGTTTTCGTTCTTGTTTCTTTAGGTAGCGGGATTTCGTATCGAGGGTATATCATCGAATTAGGTCTCAGAAGCACACAGCATAAGATGAGAGTGAAATTGTGTCTTGATTTTTTTAGACCGTTTCAACAGCCGTTATATCTTTATTTTAGTACAAGTGGTCCCATTTCCCATATCACGTAGAGGTAGAGGCGAGTTCGTCTAGAGtacaaaaagagaagaataggTGAAATAGGAGAGAACAGgagataagaagaaaagcagcgCTTgcgagaaggaaaaaaagaaaaatcatACACAGGATGAATCTCATGCAATCTCCAGATCCATCCCGAAAACAAccttgtatatatatataagtcATTTCCATAGCCTATCCTCCgtccgagaaaaaaaaaaaaagagctgcaaACAGCCAGCCCCATCCCCTTTAACCAGTCTTTCATATGCAGTTGAGCGTTAAAAACCTAGGATATCATGCATGCCGTATTTGCTCCCGTACCACCTGCCCCTGATTACCCCGTGAAACGCCatgggaaaaagaaataataattGTGTATCCCTCAAAGCCACCTCTCCCAAATGTAGATAAAAAAATGACAAGGGCtgaaagtaaaagtaaaacaCAAAGGGCAGATGAACCGAGAACCAGAAGCTCCTAATATGCGTTCACCATATTGGTGATAGTTGATCTTTTGATCACCCCAAGGCGCAAAATAAGGAGGGGGTGAAGGGAAGCGCTCATAAAGGGGGGGAACAGAGGGGAAACAAGTCTATGGATTATATAATTTTGTCTTTGTGAGGGAGATGGTATGTGTATATAAAAACAAGAGGAGGGTATTTTGGAGGTAAATAGAAGAGCGGGGAGTGTGTGTGCAAAGTAGCAATTTTCATAGTCGCTTAAGACGGCATACCGCAATCTGGTGTCTCATCCATGTCGGGGAAGCTAAGCTCAGCAGGCAGTGGTTCCTAGATCATCTGTGCTGTTGGGGCTCCAAGCCCATGAGGATTGAGGCTGTGACGTAAGGCGTCTTGCAGCTCTGCAATCTGTGCCATCATGGCTAGAGAGTGCTGTGATTGTTGATCCATCTCGGACTTGAGCTTTTCGTTCTCCTCTCGCACCCGCTTGATTTCGTCTCGAAGGTCGGACAGTTCATCTATGCCCTGGCTGCTCAGACGGCGTTTGCGCTTCGACCCAGACTTCTCgctctcatcgtcttctGGGGAAGCAACGATTTCGATTGGAGAGGCAGAGGTGTCCATGTTGGTATGTACTCGTCGAAGATGCTCGTTAAGATTCTCCTGCCGAGAAAAGCCCTTGCCAGTATGTCGCTTGCAGTTGGGGTGGGGGCAGTTGACAGTGTTCTTGGGACCGCCGTGCTTCCCATGAACTTCTCGCTCATGTCGGAGAAGGCCGCCGGAATATGTAAACCCAGGTAAATTCTCACAACCTTCGGCCGGGCAACGGTAGGGACGTTCGTGCTTGTCCATATGTTTGCTGTGAGAGTGTTGGTTTGATGCACAAGATCGAGGGACTGGGGAGATGACTTACTTCCATTCGCACTTGCGAGAGAATGCTCGAATATCCTCCTTACAGTCATCTAGTGGGCAGTGAAACTTGCCGTCTGACTTCTTGTGAACCTCACGCTCGGGCTTGGGAATTTGTTTTAGCCGcgatgacggagaagatATGTCACTTCGTGGAGGCTCCTTGTTTTCCGGTATGGGATCTGGGAGTGGCGGCGCATGCAGCGCAACTTGAAGAGGCGATGAGAATTCTGGTGCTCCTAGGTCGAGCTGAGACGCTTCCGGAACGACGGCATCGTCGTCTGCTAGAATATCTCTTTCGTCTCCAATGACGCCTCTGTCGTCCGGTAGCAGAGAGGCTTCTGCGGTATAATGGCTGAGGTGCTCGGCAACATCGGAGTCGGTATAACGCTGCTCGGCAACGTGGTCGTGCTCGTCGCCTATGGGGGGATATGCGCCCTCATGGATAAAGGACCGAGGCTCGTATGCGACGCTCATGGTGGCCTGCAAGTCGGAGATGTACCCCAGGCGCAGTTTTGGGTGCTGGCGGCACAAGCCTTTAAGCTGTGCGATGCGCCGGAGCGATGATGAGGTCGAGGGTGGCGCTGCAGTCGAGATGGAAGCAGTCACTGCCCTCGGAGTGCGGCCTCTGGAGCAAAGAGCGGCAGCTGGCCGTTGGCTTGTGATTCCCACGGCCTGTGACGAATTGCTGGGCCGGCTATCGATGCTTGGATTAGTTCGAGGTCGCGCAGAGCGGGATGATGGCCTGAAAATTCTGGTATGAATGTTTTCGACAAGGTTCTCGTCAGCTCCGCTTCCTGACCAGATCATTAGTGGATTAGTCAGGTGAAGATCACGTGATGTGGCGAGGTGCTGGCGTGGCTGGTTTGGTGGCTGTGCCGCGGTTGTGCGTGTGCTTGTGCGCGGACTCCGGGAGGGAACTTGTGCTCGTATGAGTTCGCATGTGCTGCGTAATAATGCTCCgagtccttgtccttgtggGAAAAGCTGCTATTCCTTCAATGTCTTGTGAAATCCAAACGCGCTCTTCCGGGCCCTTAATATGTCCGAGAAGTTCTAGGCAGCTCCCCCTCTGAGGCGTGACTCGATTCGGATGAAAGACTTGCCAACCCACCACCACTA contains these protein-coding regions:
- a CDS encoding YCII-related domain-containing protein codes for the protein MAARLTARRLLSPLSQIQRPFIRTMATAPPTEYEFVLVIPDKPGPEVRAKRLEVRPQHFSDMTPTLKDGWLKMGGGILNEVPADDNDPNTFDFAGSIMVLVAKSKEDAINKVKDDIYVRAGVWDLEKAQVYPYKNGFRFE
- a CDS encoding fes/CIP4, and EFC/F-BAR homology domain-containing protein, encoding MAEVDVPTFGAELKDGFKAANAWVNNGITWLDEIQQFYRDRAAIEKEYSAKLDALAKKYFEKKNRKISQLSVGDTPTLTPGSLESASLTTWSTQLTTLESRASEHDRYANNLLSQVAEPLKFYNNRFDDLRKRHADYADKLEASRDAVYADLRKIKTKYDGTCQELESKRKKTESHYDKAKAQNAYQQQLFDMNNAKNTYLIAINVANKQKEKYYHEYVPEVMDSLQDLSEFKTLKLNFLWDVATRLESTMLQQSNGMIEHQGKEIQRNLPHLDSMMYMRHNMGAFQEPADKAFEPSPVWHDDDLMIVDETAKIYLRNVLTKSKGQLGELRREVDKKRKEVESMKRVKERVREGKEKKDEVEVIRTLFAMQEDLIAVDQKRLTAEVETTTITTAVGDVTLGAKNHNFKSQTFKIPTNCDLCGDRIWGLSAKGFDCRDCGYTCHSKCEMKVPADCPGEQNKEERKKLKAERQAATNKLLTPDPASMSNESLARSNTMNSTTAPVAAVKTTAAAPAKRNRVIAPPPTAYISAPPAGSTNGNAEREEKKGKVLYQFDAGGDGELSVAEGKEVVILEPDDGSGWIKVRDGYKEGLVPATYLDLNFTPSTSSASARPSSTYSTSTTSSLALSAASRKKGPAVAPKRGAKKLQYVEALYDYTAQSDAEHSMTEGERFVLVKEDSGDGWAEVEKAGVTASVPANYIQAV